In Panthera tigris isolate Pti1 chromosome B1, P.tigris_Pti1_mat1.1, whole genome shotgun sequence, the sequence GTTAAAGCACTGGACTGTCTTGCTAAGTGGCAGGCCAGAGGAAGACCAGCTTCGCCAGCCACAGAGCCCACAGCTTGCTCAGTTCAGCTCGTGATCAGGCAGAGTCTACGTGGTGCAAAGACATCTGCCCAAAGTTTCCCGTGGAGCAGTGCTCGAATTGGCTCTCGGAGGAAAGGCTGTCTGGTAGCCCGTAGACTGGGGCGGGAAAACAGAGCTTCAGGTCTTGGCTGTATCACTAACCGATCACCTCACTCTTTGTCTTGGTTTCCTTATCCATCAGACGTGGATTTTCCCACGTGAGCAGAGCTCAGCAAGCAGtgaagaggcagaaaagagatCAAGTAGGCAAGGTGCTGGTCGAACATCTAGCAGGTGCTGGCGAGCTTGAACACACAAGTCCAATACACGACAGAGCTTCATGTGAGAAGCATGCAGGAATCCTTTTAAGTAAGAACAAAGCGGAAGGAGACCCGTTGTTCTGTATTTTTCCCCCCACGTCCAATCCCTTTATCCTTCACCTTTTTAGACCATCACACTGCCACTGACCCTGCTCCCTTATGTAAATATGCTCCCTGGTACAATGGGGTTCTGTGTTGGCTTAATACAAGGACGACTTTTCTGTGGCCAGAGCCGCCTGGAAATGGAGTGGAAAGCCTCACAAGATGCTCACTATTGTAAGGGACGTGTAAGCAAGAGCCTGGATAACCACTTGGCAGAAATGTccgtttttaattatttattcgaCAAATATTTACGGGGCACTcactatataccaggcactgtatTAAGCGCTGcagaaacaaaactaaatgaaagTTGGGGGTCTAAAACTTCGACTGGAATTTTAGGCGGGATCTATAGCTACCTATTTGGCGCACATCATGCTATTTGTCAGTGCTgtgcctttttttaaatgccttttcgCACCTTCCTCTGTTTACAGCTTCCCGCAGGTATCCCTCCATTTAGAAAGTCTTATCTGTACGGCATTGGTTTGGGTTCAGTGCCTTTGTGTGTTCCCAGGGTAGCTAGATCTTTCTCTGTATGCTGTAATCCTTGATATGCTGCGGATTCTTTGAGGCCTACTGgggtaatattttattaatcttaGTAACTCAACCGTTAGCACAGCACTTGGTATCAGGTAAATGTAAAAGTTGCACTTGTTGACTGAATGTGAAATGAGAATATACTTGCACAGACAATGGCCAGATTAGGgaggttatttttttcctttaggtgATTTTTTGAAAGTATAATATCGATGCATATTTCTTAGAGAAGATCTGAACAATTCAGAACAAGGAGAggattaagaaaatagaaatacactTGCTGTCTTACCACCCAAATACATTGATAAAATCCCCtctgactttatattttatagtttcttataTATACACTTTAAAGACTATTGTATATTAGTTAACATATTGCTATGTGCGGTAATAGAGAAACTTCCAAATATTAACAGGTTgacacaataaaattttatttctccctcaGGCGAAGTTCAAGTGGACATTTCCAATTAGGGGAATCTCTTCTCCCAGTGATGATGCAGAGGCCCAGGCTCCTGCCATCTTGTGGCTCTTCCATCCTTGACCCAGGGCTTCCAAAAATGTTGACTTGGGGGAACAGGACTGGAGGATCTTCAAGGAAAGGTTTTCTAGGAAGACCTAGAAATAGCCACACCGGTTTCTCTTGTAGTTATTTACCTAAAACTTCACTGGAGGTTAGTAGTATGCTAAGCAATCAGTGAGTAGTGTGGCTACAACTAACCCCAAGAAAGGCTGAACAATGTAGTATGGTTGAGAGCCCAGAAGGACAAGGATGGGATTTTAATGAACTTGCAGCAGCCTTTCCACAAATTCAAATTCCTctctaaatacatattttgtagatTACATTTTCACTAAAAATAATCATAAGCCTTCCCCATGTTATTACATAATCTTTCTAAGGAGTGGATAAATACTATGTTCCTATGTTACAGACGAGGATGGTGGGGGCGAAGTCATTCGCCTGAGGCCCTCAGCCAGTATATGGCAGTGCTGGTCCTCAGCCCTCCTATCCAGACTTCTTCCAGAGTGCTCTGTAAGGACGCGCATTCAGAAATGCAAAAGGAAGAAGGCTAATCAAACCCTTATCTTGATGTAAACTGGAAAGATAATCTCGAGAGTATCTTGAAGCGTGACCAAGAAAGACCAGTGCTCAGATGTTTCAAACCAGATACATAGTtatgagaaaaaacaaaccaaaaactcaATGAAAAGTGGTATGGATGAGGCTTGGTGGGTTGTGAGTGTTTACATTGCTCATCACTTAGAATAAGTGGGTGGTTTGGCCCATGGCCACTTTCTTCCAGTTGGCTTTGACCTTCGACAACTTAGTCGACTGACTGGCTAGCCTGCAAGACCATTCCACCCATGCTTGACATTCCCAAGAGGAGGGGACCGGCCCCGCCTGTTTGTGAATAACAACACTGACTTTTGGAACCAGGGAAATGTTTCGTTGGCCTGACGATTTCTCTTTTCCCTAATATCGCATTGAGGGTCATGGGTTCTTGAGGTGTGACAATAACTGGGAAAATTCAGAATTCAGCTAATACCTATTTGCTGGGTTCTGAGCAGACATAAGGCTTGTAGAGGCCCAGAACATGTTTATCAACCTACAGGGCAAAGTTTCATTTCTCCTGTAAAATGGCCACTcgatatgatatatgtatattaagTACCCTGCTGTGACTAAGAgctatctaaaaaagaaaaaatatagccACCTCCCGAAGCATGTATAAATTGCTTTTTTAGCCCCTATAAAATTTTAGCTAGCACCAAACATAGAACTTCATTCATCATCCTGCAAGTTAGGGCTGCCAAGGGAAGCCGGCTCTTCCTGAGCCGAAAGTGGCAATACGCCAGGATTGGCAGGAATCAAATGAATCATTTCCTGCTTTTAGTTTTAGATAAATAATCAAAAAAGATTGTCTAGATTGTGATCCAAAAGCCATTTTTCATAGCTCTGAGGATCCAGAATCCTTCACTTCATGTGGAAGCCcgcttttctcattattttattgcACAGTGTTGAAGAGAAGGCAGACAAACCCACCAAGGCCCAAGCAGAGTTTTTAATGCAGCGAAGACTTACGACCTCAGCGTGGTGAGTACATTCAGCacacctttttatttctgtattttgatgcTTTGCTATCTGAGGCCGTGCTGATCCTGGAGGGATTGCCCCCCTCAGGGTTAACTGATTCTTAGAGACAGTAAACATCTCAGCTGGGAGTGTGCtttcatacatacacatactgACCTATCCAGAGCTCATACTTCTTACTACCTCCTCTGTCCGGCTCTCACACTCTGGGTCACTGACCCCCTACCCTATCCCCCCAGGGCCAGGGATGAGACAACAGGGGCAGCCCCTGTGCTCCAGAGCCCCCTCAAGTGATTCAAATTAGCCAATCCCCAGCCCACTGTCTCTCCCTTACCTGGTCTTACCTGTGGAAACCACACCAAAGGCTCTTTACCATTTtttcctgttccctctgcctcctgaacCACCCTGGTGTTTACCTGTGTGACTCCCGCCATGCCCCCACTTCCCCACTCCAAGCCATGGCCTGCCCCTTCCTTTTTGGATCTGTTGCCCTGACAAATTATCTTTTCAATGGCAGCTGTCTCCATATCTGTTGGCCTGGCCATATCTGAATAATAATGAAagctccattttaattttttaaatgaatttacttatttgagagagagagagagaggcagggaggggcagagagaaaggaagagagaaagagagaatccaagcaggctctacactgtcagtggagagcctgatgcagggctcaaatgcatgaaccaggagaccatgacctgagttgaaatcaagagttggctgcttaacctattgagccacccaggcacctggaaacctacattttaaagcagtgaaatgaatgagaaggagaaaggaaataagaggCAAAGGCTGGGGTTCCAGTCCTGATTCTATCCACTTCTCTCCTGGGAGATCTTGGCCAAGTCTTCTagtttctctgggcctcagttttcttgtcctTAAAATGAGGTGGCTGGATATCTCCAGATGCATCCTGGAATTTCTTCAGATGTTCGAAATCTAGGAGTTTATTTCTTTAGCCTGTGATAGGCTATTTTTTATATAGCTTCCAGATAATGTGATTTTTTCACCAAGCATTTGCAGAGTACCTGCTGTTTCCTGAGCACCGAACTAGGCACTAGAAGTTCAAAGGTGGGTAAGAAAATTTTCTTGGTTTCAAATGCATCATGCTACTTCCATATGTATGGTGATGCCTGTAGAGGCCCAGGAAACATCCTGCTGTCTCACCTGAGAGGGTCTGCTATGCCCCAAAGAGACTGGAATGTGTGAAAAGATGAAACATGTTCtgagaaaatacagaattaaCTTTGGGTATATGGACTAGATATGTTGATGAAATCCTTCCACCACAACGAGGTCCCTTTTCCAttgcatgtgtgcatatattcATAAATTGCATAGCCCAACAGGAGGGAAGAGAGTCATTTGGCCCCAGAGGTTTCCATATTTTTAAGCTTCTATCTGATCTTGgaaatttcttaattatttattctCTGTGACTGGACCCATTCATTGTTCAAGCACTGTGGGTTCCTTGGGGAGATGCTTCTCATCTCCTAGTACCGTCCTTTATCCTAACATATCCACAAGGTGTCGTATACTCTGCTAACACTGTAGGGGAGGAGATTTTTTGGGActtctggtttctgtttttgttgttgtttgtttgcttatttgtttgtttttggcaagAAGAGTACAGATTCCTCTCCGGATTCCACTATCCAGAGTTTTCATCCATTACATTCACCCCCTCCtaattctctgttttctttatcttctgtGCCTCCCCACTGGCATTAGCCACAGTTAaaactttctgtttctgtctctctgggatTTTGCTGTTCCCCCTTTTCAAGTATGCTAGAAGTAgggataatattttcaaaaaatattaaaacaagatatttttccttccccataaACTATGTTGCCTAGCAATTCCTTCTGTGTAATGAATCAATGCCATTCATTGCTTTGGGGAGATTGGGCTACCaactagaacaaagaattcaTTGCTCGATCTTGAGTTTCATACTAGAGTTTTTAAAGCACATAGATAGGAGTCTTGTCAGCCTATGTTTCATGGAGAGagaagaggtttgtttttttttcctttaaattttcccacatttccatttacttattgaaaaaaaaaaacaagtatctgAGCTTTATTTGCCCTTAGCCATTGTGCAGAGAAGACAAGGAGGAATATGTAGGTAAGTTTGTTTCAAACAGGAAGGGGAAGCTTCTGCTAATGTGCCGGGAGAGCCGGGCGGCTAGAAGGAAGATGCTGCTGGCTTGTCGAGTGTCACCTGGCGTCTTCACGGTCTGGATTGCCACTCATGTTGGGCAACATGCTGGACATTTCACTGATAGGTTGAGAGAAGCTGAAAGGGGAGAGGGCTTGCTTCTGAAGTTCCAAAGGGAGAAGTTTTAGTGTCCAACATACAGAAAAGGTGATCATAGTCAAGCAACAGCAGGGTTTGGCAGAAGCCAGGCAGGGAATTTTCAATGGCACCTTCAGTTCTCCTCAAAGACTGCAGGTGACATGGAAGGAATCTACATTTTCCAAGGTGACCCTGCATGGAACAAAGAAGGTAGCAAGAAATGAGATAATTTACAAGTTCATGGAGACCTGCGCCTGGCATTCTGTTAAAGAGGCTGCAGGATGGGCAAGCCCAAAGAACCCAGCCAGAGGGACAAGGCAGTGAGTGGTGACAGAGGGTCCACCATACCAGcaagagcacagagagagagcccCCCAGCAGGGGAAGATGGCTGAGCTTCCAGGGGCACTCACCTTAGAGGAGCAGCCGATATTTCCTCTGCAGAAGCactgagggcagaggccaggggttAGAATTAAAATGACCTCAAACCAGGAAGTATGAACTTCCCTTAAACCAGAGGTTAGCAGGAGCCAGTAGGGAGGGATGATGCACAGCTCAGATACTCCTCTCTTGATTTCATACTTTTGTAGAGTTTCTTCTGGCATCCAGCTAGATGGAGAGGTGGGAAACCAAAGAACTGGGGAGGAGAAGCATGAAAATCTGAGCATTTACCCCGAAACATTCAAGTTTACCTACCTGGCACTTGTCTTATGTTCATTAGTTGGCTATCTCGTTGCacaattgctttaaaataatcttgtATTTAGCAAAAGGGTTTGAAAAAGTGCATGAACGTATGCATCTATATATACAGTTATACTGAGACCATATGGTTTCAGATTGTCATTCTACAGGCATGAAGGCCATAAGCACGACTTTTCTGAGTTTCAGGGCTGGTTCACCGTGAAGCAGGACTGTATCCATATCCTGAGGAAGTCAGGAGGGCCTGGGAATCTCCATGACATTGGCCCCTCTGAAATACTGTACATGTTCATTTTGGTTATGGTAGGCCTGCtatcattcttaaaatattttatgaattcttagaatgttctttttcttagaatgttttattttgttaaaaaatttaaaatgtttttatttatttttgagagagagacagagcacagctggcgaggcgcagagagggagacacagaatccgaagcaggccccaggctctgagctgtcagcacagatccccatgcagggcttgaactcacaaaccgtgagatcatgacctgagctgaagttggaagctcaacaactgagctacccaggtgccccgatcttAGAATGTTTTACAATGTCTCCCCACCTTCAGTCCTTTAGTCACagctaaaatgaaaatagtttcttatcacagtgcttttcaaagtgtggtcACCAGACCAATGGcactggcatcacctgggaataTGTCAGAAATTCAAGTTCTCAGGTCCCATCccaggcctactgaatcagaaactttggaggtGGGTTGAGAAGTCTGTGTTTTAGCAAGgcttccaggtaattctgatgcataACAAAGTTTGAAAATCTACGATATTATCATATTATAATCAGCCACATATCCAGAGATTTACCTATTACTTCTTATTGAGGCTCAGATATAAAATCCATGTACACACTTTTAAAATAGAGATATGGCTGCTTTAAATTCAGTAGATAAAAGAGCATTTCTGCCCCTATCCTTTTCCTCAAAACTcaccagaaaacataaaaaaaaaggtaaaacggGGAAGGAGAAAAGCAGCCTAAGTGGAAGCAGATAGGAAACATGGATAGGATCGAAGAAGGCACTGAGCTAAGGTGCGTTTGCTCTAAGCAAGACACAATTTCTCTAGAGGAAGCTGTCAGAGTCTTGGACAATCCGGCCCGTGATGTCATTAGCGCGGTGAGCCACAGAGCTGTGGATGGAGAATGTCGCTGATTGATACTAACATAGCAGGTAACAGGACAGACAAAAGCTGAAGAGCTCACAATCTAGCTGGAAGTATTGAATCAATACTATAGAATATTAGGCAATGAGTTCTGCAGTAGAGGAGAATGAGGCTGGGAAGGGAGATAGAGTATTAGGGGTGAGGGGTTACTAAAATTATGGATAGGATGGTCAGTGATGTTGTCTTTGTTCATTCAGGGCGTTCTAAACAACAGAAGCTTATTTCTCGctgttctggaggctgtgggTCTGAGGTCAAGGTACTGGCATGGTTGGGTGAGGGTCCTCTTCCTACTCACAGACTTCTTGTGGcatcacatggcagaagggactgAGGAACTCCGTGGGGTCAGTTTTATGAGTGCCAATTCCATTTATGAGgactccacccttatgacctaagCACTTCCCAAAtcccacctcctaatgccatcacaaTGGGCATTGAaatgtcaacatatgaatttgtggcGTAGGAGGGGACATACACATTCAAATAATAGCAGATGTCCTCATTAAAGGGGTATTATTTGAATAAAGATGGGGAGAAGATGAGGGAATGAGCCATATCAGCAATGAGTGAATAGTTAATGCAAATGGCCTGTGGTATAAGTGTACTTGGTGTGTTTGAGATGCTACAAGGAGGCCAGGAGGGCCAGGTGGCATGAGTGAGGAAGGCAGAGTTGGAATAAGTCATAGAAATGTTAGAGGCAAGGTCTTGTAGGCTTTGCAGTTCACTGTAAGGACATTGGCATGTACTGGGTGAGGGGGGTCCCCCAGAGGGTTCAGAGTGGAGGACATGATGTATGTACTGTGCTGAGCAGAGACCATGACAACAATACAGGTGGGAGATAATGGTGTCAGCAAAGGAGGCAATGGGAAGGGGTTGGACCCTGGATATTCAGTCTCATCTTGAATATGACTATTGAGCTTACAACTTTTTGCCATAAAAGCTCTTGGTGAAGAATTCCATTTTTTACGTgactccttttttaaaactttgaattcCAGTGTAGTAACTAACATCCAGCATTATatgaacatacagtgttttaggcgtataatatagtgactcaacaattccatatattactcagtgctcatcaagataaatgtgctcttaattcccttgactccttctttttgattttttttttttacttgaaaacaaactaaataaacatgttttaagtAGTGATACTGCTACATCGCATCTCAGGCAAAGGCATGCTCAGTGATGTACTCAACCCAATAATCTCTAGTCAGAGAAGATCATATGGAAAAGTTAGAACTATAGTTCATGGCCACAGACACCCAAACCATGTTGTGAATGGGATGGAGAGCTCATACATAAAAGGTTGTGTGCATGTTCTATTTACAGGTGTTTCTAagacatttattctttattctgccTTAAAAGTGTTCCTCTAttctgtaagtttatttttaagctgAAGTGTAAGTTCAAGGGAAAgttgaaaaattaatgaataaaataatgcttCTAAGAGTGCACTTCCTAAAGAATGATCCCCAGCACCTCATCCGCCTTCCGCATAAACTATCAAGACTTCATTTCCCCCTTCGAAGAGTTCAATAAGCTATCCTTGTTTTACACTTCATCTACAACtatatttgtttactttccaATTACTCTGTATTgcttatatacacattttaatttaattttaatttatttttttcagttttttcaccGAGGTATTTTTTGATCTGTAAAAATTGCTTGGGTATCTTGGGTTGGGATGCAATGCATCAtaattttcccattaaaatgaatggccatttaaaaattagtagCAGGATTTTCAAGTATATATGAAGGTCATTAAAAAATGCAGAGGTATATTGTGAAGATAAAGTCTGTAGAACTGGTCCTGgtgtgtgaaagaaagagaggagccaGGGATGAATTCAAGGCTTGCAAACTGGAAGAATGGAGTTGACAGTAGGTGAGAAGAAAAAAGCTGGGaaaagaagtggggagtggagagggagaggtaaCATCAGGGCCTCAGTTATGGAAATGCTAATTCTTggagatgatggatggatggatggatggatggatggacagatggatggagggatagaTAAATAGGAGATAGAGGTACATGTTGAGTGGGCAGTTGGATCGGTCATCTAGAGTTGGAGAAGTGGTCTAAACTAGAGATATAAATTTTGGTGTCATCAAATATAGATTAAAGCTATGAGTCTGGATGTaggtagagaagagaaaaacaactttgaaTGAGGTCTAGTGCTTTCCAAAATGAAGAAGTTGAGGAGATGAGCAGGCAGCAATGGTGAAGCAGGAGGAATCACACATGTGTAGAGTCCTGGAAGACAGGCCAGGAAGATGTTTCTGGAAGATGAGCAAGTGAGATTAGCACTGAGATTTAAACATCAGATATGAAGGCACTGATATCACTTTAACAAGATAGCTTTGGAGAAGGCATAGGGGTGAAAGTGGATTGAAGACAATGAAGACAGACTCAAAAGGCTACAGATGGTATGCTTTGATTTATATGACAGATCTAAAGGGACACGTCACTGGTTGCCACCCTAGGCATGGGGTACATGGGACCTCAAAAGAGAACGAGGTAATCTTTGGGGGCAACAGAgctgttttatatcttaatgtGGTAGCAGTTACACAAATGTGTCCGTATGTTAAAACTCAGAGAAAGGTACTtcaaaaagagtgaattttactgtatatgaATTATAAGTAAGAGATACTGGGAGTGGTCACAAAAAGGACAAGCTAATAGGGGTAGTGGAACTAGAAAGAGTGAGGGTAGACACCTCTTTTCAGGGGTTTA encodes:
- the LOC122238096 gene encoding uncharacterized protein LOC122238096, whose amino-acid sequence is MGLSAVFVYDPDIFRLYIRSVTYDSEILPLVSVLTYGRVPASIRGNARLQVETGKVDHVSDCREPVASAVTKESHPTGQVETSSVHCTGSMEVGFGKCLGHKGGVLINGIGTHKTDPTEFLSPFCHVMPQEVFLWFPTSPSSWMPEETLQKYEIKRGVSELCIIPPYWLLLTSGLREVHTSWFEVILILTPGLCPQCFCRGNIGCSSKGHLGKCRFLPCHLQSLRRTEGAIENSLPGFCQTLLLLDYDHLFCMLDTKTSPFGTSEASPLPFQLLSTYQ